The Thalassophryne amazonica chromosome 13, fThaAma1.1, whole genome shotgun sequence genome window below encodes:
- the lyrm7 gene encoding complex III assembly factor LYRM7 — protein sequence MGTRLKVLSVFKALHRTRLAVFRDDDRALTAGRLKINEEFRKNKSETSHEDIEKMIKLASDVEVFLRQSVLQVEHVGENHVLVRPRKDLLRKNIPYCDQPEEKS from the exons ATGGGCACTCGTTTGAAG GTGCTGAGTGTGTTCAAAGCTTTGCACAGGACGAGGCTGGCTGTGTTCAGAGACGATGACAGAGCACTCACAG ccggaaGGTTAAAAATCAATGAGGAATTCCGGAAAAACAAAAGTGAGACTTCACATGAAGACATTGAAAAG ATGATCAAACTGGCCTCCGATGTTGAAGTTTTTCTTCGACAATCTGTGTTACAAGTAGAGCATGTTGGAGAAAACCATGTCT TGGTTCGACCCAGGAAGGATCTTCTGCGAAAAAACATACCATATTGTGACCAACCAGAAGAAAAGTCCTGA
- the hint1 gene encoding histidine triad nucleotide-binding protein 1: protein MADETAKAQVAKPGGDTIFGKIIRKEIPTELIYEDDQCVAFNDISPQAPTHFLVVPKKPIVQLATADDSDAALLGHLMIVAKKCAEKVGLSKGFRIVINDGADGGQSVYHLHVHVLGGRQLRWPPG from the exons ATGGCTGATGAAACAGCAAAAGCTCAAGTGGCTAAACCCGGCGGAGACACGATTTTCGGAAAAATTATACGCAAAGAGATTCCGACAGAACTCATCTATGAGGATGATCAG TGTGTAGCCTTCAATGACATTAGTCCTCAGGCTCCAACTCACTTTCTGGTGGTCCCCAAAAAGCCCATTGTTCAGCTGGCGACAGCAGATGACTCTGACGCTGCC CTGTTGGGCCATTTGATGATTGTTGCAAAGAAGTGTGCAGAGAAGGTGGGCCTGTCGAAGGGCTTCAGGATCGTCATCAACGATGGTGCGGACGGAGGTCAGTCAGTCTATCATCTCCATGTCCATGTTCTAGGAGGGCGCCAGTTGCGTTGGCCCCCCGGTTAA
- the LOC117523856 gene encoding histidine triad nucleotide-binding protein 1-like, whose amino-acid sequence MGFTECVAFNDISPQAPTHFLVVPKKPIVQLATADDSDAALLGHLMIVAKKCAEKVGLSKGFRIVINDGADGGQSVYHLHVHVLGGRQLRWPPG is encoded by the exons ATGGGTTTCACTGAG tgtgtagcCTTCAATGACATTAGTCCTCAGGCTCCAACTCACTTTCTGGTGGTCCCCAAAAAGCCCATTGTTCAGCTGGCGACAGCAGATGACTCTGACGCTGCC CTGTTGGGCCATTTGATGATTGTTGCAAAGAAGTGTGCAGAGAAGGTGGGCCTGTCGAAGGGCTTCAGGATCGTCATCAACGATGGTGCGGACGGAGGTCAGTCAGTCTATCATCTCCATGTCCATGTTCTAGGAGGGCGCCAGTTGCGTTGGCCCCCCGGTTAA